A window from Cryptomeria japonica chromosome 1, Sugi_1.0, whole genome shotgun sequence encodes these proteins:
- the LOC131064221 gene encoding NAC transcription factor 32, which produces MEEGLSTYLQLPPGFRFHPTDEELVTHYLQNKLSASPLPLSIIADVDLYKFDPWELPEMAKFGEQEWYFFSPRERKYPNGARPNRAAGCGYWKATGTDKPVIISGSSLQVGVKKALVFYKGKPPKGAKTKWIMHEYRLIGPVRAPDRKGSMRLDDWVLCRIYKRLDRLPRTEAGDRDDYISFSTQHELKELPPTPTFESFSARMQNEASNFLGGLGKVHGMSIAEDLPREWGYREAEKKKSIVVENRIDDLYSPNNHASSSSTASQPFEGSMSAKLSDIHQMYSLPFNDNRLWSTEAVTALLS; this is translated from the exons atgGAAGAAGGACTCAGCACTTATCTGCAGCTGCCTCCGGGTTTCAGATTTCATCCCACTGATGAAGAGCTCGTTACCCATTACCTCCAGAACAAGCTTTCTGCATCTCCCCTGCCTCTCTCCATCATTGCAGATGTGGATCTCTATAAGTTCGACCCATGGGAATTACCAG AAATGGCAAAGTTTGGTGAGCAGGAATGGTATTTCTTCAGCCCAAGAGAGCGGAAGTACCCAAATGGAGCCCGCCCCAATCGAGCGGCTGGCTGTGGATACTGGAAGGCCACGGGCACAGATAAGCCCGTGATCATATCGGGAAGCTCTCTTCAAGTGGGAGTGAAGAAAGCCCTTGTGTTCTACAAGGGCAAACCTCCCAAAGGAGCAAAGACCAAGTGGATCATGCATGAGTACCGCCTTATTGGCCCTGTCCGTGCACCAGACAGAAAAGGATCCATGAGA TTGGATGATTGGGTGCTCTGTCGAATATACAAAAGACTGGATCGTTTGCCTCGAACAGAAGCAGGTGATAGAGATGACTACATATCATTTTCTACCCAGCATGAATTGAAAGAGCTGCCGCCCACGCCCACATTTGAATCATTTTCTGCAAGGATGCAGAACGAAGCGTCCAACTTTCTTGGGGGCCTTGGGAAGGTGCACGGCATGTCAATTGCAGAGGATCTTCCCAGAGAATGGGGTTAcagagaagcagagaaaaagaagtcAATTGTAGTTGAAAATCGCATCGATGATCTCTACTCCCCCAACAATCATGCATCCTCTTCTTCCACTGCCTCGCAACCCTTTGAAGGAAGTATGTCTGCAAAATTGTCAGATATTCATCAGATGTATTCCTTGCCCTTCAATGACAACAGGCTCTGGAGCACAGAAGCAGTAACTGCCTTGTTATCTTAG